A segment of the Daphnia pulex isolate KAP4 chromosome 10, ASM2113471v1 genome:
GACGTAGTAGCACTGCGTAATGAAACATTGAAAGACGTATTGCTTAACGGACTAAAACCACAAATAGCAGATCTAGTCTGGAATAGGCCCAACCTGAACGAAAAAACATATCCAGAAACTGTAGAATCGGCCAACATGGCCACAGACTATCTCGTCGATCCTTAAAGACGAATCGCGCAGTCACTTTTTCTACTGAAGAAAGTCGACTCTTATCGACTAGTCTATGAGAGTCGACTTGTCCATTAGAGTGTGGCTTTTTGATAGCTAGGTTTATTAAATCGTTCTAATCTAGGGTTTATGCTTATATACTagtgttgaaagaagaagacgaagtcAAAGGAAGACGCCATATTCTATACACCAGAGTATccatatatatgtgtgtatgtatacagTTAAAGTTATAGGCCTATATGCCGTTGCTGTCAGCACAGCCACCTCTCTTCTTTTGCACCAACACCGAGTCACCACACCAacccaggtagcacacagacTCTGTTTCAGgtctgttacagatctgtttttgaGAGTCTGTAAATTGTTTGGAGTGAAACACTTTTACAGACTGTCATACAGGTCTGTGACAGATCCGTAAAACGGGATCACCATTTACAgaccaaaaacagattttcatgaaaaaaaagatttgcctCCCTGTAGTATCCAACCATCAACCTCTAAGTTCACAAGCCAGTACGCTATCCACTTCACCGTAATTCGATATATACATCTAGATATATTTCATTATCATCTATATTTCACAGGTGTACACTTGTACATTCAACAAACAGTCTGACATGTCTCTCTCACGAAACTGATTGCTACATATGACTACCACTGGTCTCTTCCGATAGTAACAAGACCAAGATTGGCCCCACACCAATTACAAGTCTTTATTATACCTATTTAGGTGATACTTCTCCGTCCGGTGGATAAAcaactattgttgttgttcgcgTAGGGCTACTGAACTAAACTCATGGCCATTAGCCCTGCATTGACTATTAGAGTTTAACTTCTTACTGCGTGGTACTGCAGTGATATTACACATATAAGAAAACGTTTAATTCAGTTTCCATTGGGAATCCAAACATGTACCATACTTGGGATACAGACACAGATAAGATGATTACTGACTGATAGGTGTTACAAGAGAAATACAGACCCGTACCATACCTGGGGCACAAAAACAGAACAGATAATCACTGAACTAAgttttacatagaaaatacaGACCTGTACCATACCTGTGGTACAAACACAGAACAGATAATCATTGAACTCAgttttacatagaaaatacaGACCTGTACCATACCTGGGGTACAGACTCAGAACAGATTATTACTAACTTATGTCCTGCAAGGGAAATACAGACCCGTACCAGACCTGGAGTACAGACACAGAACAGAAATATATAGATTTTTAGATTCCGTTAATGGGCCCATGAGTCTGTAACCAAGTTGGATAGACATCATCTGGGGGAAGGGATTGggtaaaaaaggttttggatTGCTCTTCGATAGGAAAGTACTGATGTATACGGATACGTACTCTTCCTTACAAGAAAGAGTAACGCCGACTAGTCTGAAGTCTGGTATTACGGCGTACAGTCTTAAGAGGGAGTACAAGAGAGGACTGAGGGGGAGAATAAGAGGGAAAATAAGAGGGAGAATAAGAGGGAGAATAAGAGGGAGAATAAGAGGGGGAGCAAGAGGTAGAATAGAAGGGAGAACACACTGGCATCCTGCACGGGAGTCACATTCATGACGTCACATTTATTTAGCAATCACTGGGCGGCCATCCGAAGTGGGCATTAAAGTACTGCTGTACACAATTTTATCACTTTTTAGATTCCGTTAATGGGCCCATGAGTCTGTAACCAAGTTGGATAGACATCATCTGGGGGAAGGGATCGggtaaaaaaggttttggatTGCTCTTCTGCTTTTCTTTGATGCTGATCTCGTATCCACGaacgattttgtttgatttatttaccAATTAGTTCCAATAAAATCTAAGTTGAATCCGTGCCgttgtctttctctttttttgtctttgcgGATTCCTGTACCAGTAGTCTGTCAGCTTGTGTGTCGATTAAACTTTTGTCAAGCTCATTGATTTAATCGTTGTCATTGAAGACGTCGTTAACTGAAAGATGTACTTGGTCGCTGTCAAAGGGGCTGTCATCGATTGCATTGTCCTTAATCGACGTTTCTGTTTccttattattcttctttgtaATTTCTCATATTTTGCGCGCGCATTACCAGtactttaaattttcctgTTCATCTGCGAAGTTTATGTTTGATAACGCGTTATTCGCTGGCGGCTGCTCAGGTTGCGTTTTCAGTTTGTCGTAGGGATCTGGAATCCTGTAGGTTCCGTTCGctattcgttttgttttccagatttttttttagtccatGACAATATCACAAACTTGCAGGCATAAAGCCCATCTagcaaattttgtaaatttcttttatttcttcataaaTTTCTTAACGGCTTGTAGTTGCTCAAtgcttgatttttcttccgtttctcTACGGGTAATGTTTCACAAGTATGTGAAACAGATCGGTTACAGGAGTCTGTAACAGctctgtgtgctacctgggtaaatttatgaaatcaCACTGGCATTGGGCGACTGCGACGTAGTCACGGGAGTCacgttttttcaaaaattttgcgCGCGCGCTCTTGCTCTGccagtctcttttttgttttgttttctaatgaTACGAGAATTTGTGATttcaatttatgttttttggggggggttGCGGTTCTACATTGTTCCCGTTAATCCCATTTCTGATCCTCAACAAGTACATCGTTTTATTGGTTTTCACATAATAaccattttcatcatcattaatTACATCATTGTGTTTCATGCATAACACggttttaaaataatgggGGCTTTTGGGGACAATTCCACGATGTTATACATTCCACGAAGTACCGTGTTGTCCAAGCATTGTGTGGGGaggtatttttcaaaaaatcaaattccacGATTTCACTTTCCACGAAATACCGTGCCTCCGGCTATTTCCACGGGAGTTGGCTCCCCCCATTTGGGGGCGGAGTTAGGCTTTCCACGGCGCTTTTTCCACGGCTCACCGGTCCACGATCCACGTTCCACGCACATTGAATACCGGGACCGGGGACCCGTTTCTTTCTATCGATATTTCTTGGCCAAGTCGTATTTGCAAGCCGTACTTGCTTACTCGCGGATTGTGGAagttataataatttaaaggCTTTTTTAAAGAGTTTCGAAGGCCGAACGCCGAAGTTGTAATGAATTAAAGTGCTGCTTCTGATGCCCTCAAACAGCCTacaaaataatatataaaatataactGATACTGAATAACTGATATTTTGGCCTATTTGAACTCACCCCACCCCtcccaaaaaatagaaatgaaaaaagttaatGGGAAGAAAATTGCCAGAAAAATTGTCAGGTTTTGTGCTCATCTATCAAAAGACATGTCAGTAAACTTGCTAgataatttttcttcctcacCTACCAATGTATTATGTCTGATAAATGCCGGTTTATTAAATGGATTCACTAGAGAAGAAATATTGGatatttttgaacattttggGGAAGTTGAAAATCTGATAATGTTAGAAGGAAAATCTTATTGTGTTTTAAgctttaagaaagaaaataatagtgCTGAAAGCTACCAGAAACTAAATGGAAGTTTCTGCTTGAAGGATGAATCTAAACCTCTGTACTTGTGTTTTCTGAAGTGTATTGATGGTGAGGATTTACAGCAATAGCAGTATAAAGCATTTTGTAAGTACtaagttgtttgttttcattttggaatttaGACACATTATTAAGTTTCCAAGAAACTTCAAAGGTTTGGCCCACTGGActtaaattgaagaaaaattttatttcattgggagaagaagaaaaactgttattttttacCCATACTCAGCAGTCTGAATCACAGACTTCACAGCTTAAACATAGAACAGTGAAGCATTATGGCTTTGAGTTTCTGTATGGTAGTAATAAAGTTGACAAAAACCCACTATCTTCTGGAATACCTGTTGAAATGGAGCCACTCGTAGAAAAATTTATGGAATTTGGTTTGGTGAGACCAAATCAGTTGACTGTCAATCATTATGTACCTGGACAAGGGATACCTCttcacacagacacacatagTTCCTTTGAAGATGGAATTATCAGTGTATCACTGGGTTCTGATATTGTTAtggatttcaaaaataataaaggtgGAGAATGTGTCAGTATAACTTTGCCAAGACGTTCGTGCTTAATAATGACAAACGAATCAAGGTAAATGTCTATAAGAACTTCATTGTTTCGTCAAATCACCAAAACATTGGATTCAATTTTTAGATACATGTGGAGTCACGGTATTACGCCACGAAAATCTGATGTAGTTGATGCCGAGTTTGGAGGCTTGACCATTCTTCGGCGAGAAAAGCGGACGTCTTTAACGTTTCGTAAAATACGGACGTCGGAATGCGATTGTAAATTTACCGAATGGTGTGATTCACAATCATCAAAGGTCGTAGATTTTTCAGAAGAGGCCGCTGaccaaatcgaaaaaaatcaTGTATTTCATGTTTACGATGGAATCGCATCCCATTTTAGTGAAACAAggtattatttattatcatAGTCGTATAGATCATTCTTTTAATACGTGTATTCCCATTAACGATAAATGATTAAGGCATTCGCCGTGGCCGAACGTAAAAGCGTTTATAATGAGTTTTCCTGTTGGGTCACTGCTAGTAGACATCGGTTGCGGAAATGGCAAATACTTCAACTGTTCGAGCTCATTGTTTAGTATTGGAACTGACCGATCAAGTCAACTATTAAAAAGTAGAAGATTAACAATCGAAATCTCTTTATATTTCCTAGGTGTCACATgaactattttatttcattttagtttGCAGGAATCGTGATGATCATCAGGTTGTTAAAGCTGATTGTCGCGTTTCGCCGTTTCGAGATAGTATAGCTGATGCTGCGATATGTATCGCCGTCATTCATCATTTGACAACCGATGAACGTCGTTTGAAAACGCTGATTGATATAAGCCGTACCTTACTTCCacattttaaatactttattccattttataacttgttttatttttttttaaggtgtGCTGGTAAAGGGTGGTCGAGCTCTAATATATGTTTGGGCCAGAGACCAACAAATAGGAATGGAAAAATCTTCGTATCTGCTTCAAAAAAAGAGTGAGGTATCTAGTAGAGCAGAGGCATATCCTACAGCGGTTTTACCGGTACACGAAAATCGGACAAATTTCAAGCATGCTGATATTCTTGTTCCATGGAAACTTAATTTCCGAAATTCTAATTCCGAAGATTTAGAGAATAGAGGAAGCTCTGAGTCAAATCCTTCTACCTACCTGAGATTTTATCACGTATTTAAGGAGGGTGAATTAGAATATTTATGTTCCAGGGTTTCGAATATCACTGTTTGTCGTAGTTTTTATGATCAAGGTAATTGGTGTGTTGAGTTTAAGAAAGAATAGCTGAATAGAACATTGGTACAAAAGACAGATTTAATTTCGTTCATAGCAATTATTTCATCAATGCTATTACAGAACTAAAAACTGAGCAAGATTTCATTCCAATGTGGAATCCGTAACTTTTTCACTCGAGTCGGGAGGGAATTCGTAAGTATGAATGGGTAAACATGTCAATAACCAAGTTATCATTGAACCGTTTTGAATGTCCATCTCGCCATTATAAATAATTGGCAGAATAAAATCACCGCAGAATGTTTCTATGTCTTTATCAAAGGAGCTCCAGTCTAAAGTTTCATGGATTCCATCACCCCCGTAACGACGATTATAGCTATCGTAGTGCGGCTAAAATGCATTAATATATAACGCTCAATAATCATCActgagattttaaaaaaagatgattttaaaatattgattaaTTACCTCCTCTAACAACAGATTTAAACTGGGGGCGGTGGGTACATTGACACGTTCCATTTTAAAGGCTTTATCTAGTATTTCTCTTGGGACAAATCCACGCATCACCGAAATGGTAAGGCCAATctaataaaagtaaaagagaaaatacatCATTTGgaacattaaaataataaattaacgAAATCTTGGATGCGACTTTGTTACCATTTTTCGTATTTGATGCAGCATGAAACTTTGTcctaaataaattatttataagtaaaaaaactttcaatatataccagaaaattgaaatacttACCCTTAATGGTGATTTTTACGAATTCCACTTCTTTAATCATAAAAGGGTCGCCACAAGAAAATTGCGTAATATAACGTTTACAGCTAGGATCTTGAGCAGGTCGGCCTGATGTGAAGTTATGATAATTTCGCGTGCCTTTGAAAACTGAAAGCAATGAGTTGACTTCATCAAGAATTTTTGATGTCACTCGATATTCATGGGTGGGAGCTACTTCTTTTGATGTGAATGCAAAGGTGGGCATCACATAAGACTATATAGCatgaatgtaaaaataattatgagaGTTCACTATTGACAATATGTATATACAATCAACATTACTTACATAAGATCTTGAATCACAGGCAATTTTGCTATTAAAACCTCCCGTAACCTTCCTCATGGCAAACACTTTTATACAATTAGGAAGCAATGAATTTAGCTGATTAACCAAATCTTCATCTGGCGTTCCTGTGaaaagttattatttatttactgttaaaatcaatacatttttaaattaaacatttaaaatgtttaattttagccaaaattttttcttgaaaactAAGCTGATTTACTAAGACAAAATATAGTAACAAAAATGTATGGTTATTGTGTACACTTCAAAGTTTAAACACAAAAGTACAAAGTGTAACTTActcatttttaatgaaatcacTTGACGAACAGCCGATACCTAAATTGAGAAAAGTACTTAATCAATG
Coding sequences within it:
- the LOC124203568 gene encoding alkylated DNA repair protein alkB homolog 8-like, giving the protein MKKVNGKKIARKIVRFCAHLSKDMSVNLLDNFSSSPTNVLCLINAGLLNGFTREEILDIFEHFGEVENLIMLEGKSYCVLSFKKENNSAESYQKLNGSFCLKDESKPLYLCFLKCIDDTLLSFQETSKVWPTGLKLKKNFISLGEEEKLLFFTHTQQSESQTSQLKHRTVKHYGFEFLYGSNKVDKNPLSSGIPVEMEPLVEKFMEFGLVRPNQLTVNHYVPGQGIPLHTDTHSSFEDGIISVSLGSDIVMDFKNNKGGECVSITLPRRSCLIMTNESRYMWSHGITPRKSDVVDAEFGGLTILRREKRTSLTFRKIRTSECDCKFTEWCDSQSSKVVDFSEEAADQIEKNHVFHVYDGIASHFSETRHSPWPNVKAFIMSFPVGSLLVDIGCGNGKYFNCSSSLFSIGTDRSSQLLKICRNRDDHQVVKADCRVSPFRDSIADAAICIAVIHHLTTDERRLKTLIDISRVLVKGGRALIYVWARDQQIGMEKSSYLLQKKSEVSSRAEAYPTAVLPVHENRTNFKHADILVPWKLNFRNSNSEDLENRGSSESNPSTYLRFYHVFKEGELEYLCSRVSNITVCRSFYDQGNWCVEFKKE
- the LOC124203569 gene encoding tRNA pseudouridine synthase A-like isoform X2, coding for MISSLVSAVRQVISLKMRTPDEDLVNQLNSLLPNCIKVFAMRKVTGGFNSKIACDSRSYSYVMPTFAFTSKEVAPTHEYRVTSKILDEVNSLLSVFKGTRNYHNFTSGRPAQDPSCKRYITQFSCGDPFMIKEVEFVKITIKGQSFMLHQIRKMIGLTISVMRGFVPREILDKAFKMERVNVPTAPSLNLLLEEPHYDSYNRRYGGDGIHETLDWSSFDKDIETFCGDFILPIIYNGEMDIQNGSMITWLLTCLPIHTYEFPPDSSEKVTDSTLE
- the LOC124203569 gene encoding tRNA pseudouridine synthase A-like isoform X1, which produces MISSLVRKSFQSELFTGYSTKFVAGILGPKLGQVNRQIDYRQIRRSMKEEVLDGIFSETDLKSNKRSFDKTDDVKNGKTLEETNKKPRFQKKKKFAILLSYSGQNYLGMQFNHGFKTVEGELFQAFMKLEIMDDESFKSPQTVHFQRAARTDKGVSAVRQVISLKMRTPDEDLVNQLNSLLPNCIKVFAMRKVTGGFNSKIACDSRSYSYVMPTFAFTSKEVAPTHEYRVTSKILDEVNSLLSVFKGTRNYHNFTSGRPAQDPSCKRYITQFSCGDPFMIKEVEFVKITIKGQSFMLHQIRKMIGLTISVMRGFVPREILDKAFKMERVNVPTAPSLNLLLEEPHYDSYNRRYGGDGIHETLDWSSFDKDIETFCGDFILPIIYNGEMDIQNGSMITWLLTCLPIHTYEFPPDSSEKVTDSTLE
- the LOC124203569 gene encoding tRNA pseudouridine synthase A-like isoform X3; this encodes MKEEVLDGIFSETDLKSNKRSFDKTDDVKNGKTLEETNKKPRFQKKKKFAILLSYSGQNYLGMQFNHGFKTVEGELFQAFMKLEIMDDESFKSPQTVHFQRAARTDKGVSAVRQVISLKMRTPDEDLVNQLNSLLPNCIKVFAMRKVTGGFNSKIACDSRSYSYVMPTFAFTSKEVAPTHEYRVTSKILDEVNSLLSVFKGTRNYHNFTSGRPAQDPSCKRYITQFSCGDPFMIKEVEFVKITIKGQSFMLHQIRKMIGLTISVMRGFVPREILDKAFKMERVNVPTAPSLNLLLEEPHYDSYNRRYGGDGIHETLDWSSFDKDIETFCGDFILPIIYNGEMDIQNGSMITWLLTCLPIHTYEFPPDSSEKVTDSTLE